One part of the Acidimicrobiia bacterium genome encodes these proteins:
- a CDS encoding winged helix-turn-helix domain-containing protein: protein MGDGSEADEPLERPPSGGSTRVDHPEDVDDVALADVLTWLVAELGGEGVMVADDEGFVVLADDRAEAWFGYPAARLEGMRVGDLLSDPANPAADPLTVTADAGGNRRVDARRADATVRRVRLGAKPVTTRRGRFHVLTIIDSADTEVPVPPPEPIGRVLVVGPLDVRADSVVGTLDAVGAETLTAENARGALVLLESERPDVVVLDDDLSSVELFAELRVLRAATGAPIIVVSPHAEEDDRVGALQLGADDYVIQPFSTAELAERVRVVARRSAARTRVEILTFGDLEIELDARRASVADRDVQLSPIEFDLLVFLARTPRHVFSRADLLRHVWGSRADWQTEATVTEHVRRLRRKIEPDPNAPRRIITVHRAGYRFDP, encoded by the coding sequence TTGGGGGACGGTTCCGAAGCCGACGAACCGCTCGAGCGCCCGCCGAGCGGGGGCTCGACTCGCGTCGATCATCCCGAGGACGTCGACGACGTCGCGCTCGCCGACGTGCTCACGTGGTTGGTGGCCGAGCTCGGTGGTGAAGGCGTGATGGTCGCCGACGACGAAGGCTTCGTCGTGCTTGCCGACGATCGCGCCGAAGCGTGGTTCGGCTATCCGGCCGCGCGACTCGAGGGCATGCGCGTCGGCGATCTGCTGTCGGATCCTGCGAATCCGGCGGCCGATCCGTTGACGGTGACCGCGGATGCCGGCGGCAACCGTCGCGTCGACGCCCGTCGCGCCGACGCCACCGTGCGGCGGGTGCGGCTCGGCGCCAAGCCGGTGACCACGCGTCGGGGCCGGTTCCACGTCCTGACGATCATCGACTCCGCAGACACGGAGGTTCCGGTACCGCCGCCGGAGCCGATCGGTCGGGTGCTCGTCGTCGGTCCGCTCGACGTGCGCGCCGACTCGGTGGTCGGGACGCTCGATGCGGTGGGCGCGGAGACGCTGACCGCGGAGAACGCGCGCGGCGCGCTGGTGCTGCTCGAGTCGGAGCGTCCCGACGTCGTGGTGCTCGACGACGACCTGAGCTCCGTCGAGCTGTTCGCCGAGCTGCGCGTCCTGCGCGCCGCGACCGGCGCACCGATCATCGTCGTGAGCCCGCACGCGGAGGAAGACGATCGCGTCGGCGCGCTGCAACTGGGTGCCGACGACTACGTGATCCAGCCGTTCTCCACCGCCGAGCTCGCCGAGCGCGTGCGCGTGGTGGCCCGCCGGTCGGCGGCGCGCACACGGGTGGAGATACTGACGTTCGGTGACCTGGAGATCGAGCTCGACGCGCGCCGCGCGTCCGTCGCCGACCGCGACGTGCAGCTCAGTCCGATCGAGTTCGACCTGCTCGTCTTTCTCGCGCGCACACCGCGCCACGTGTTCTCGCGCGCCGACCTGCTGCGCCACGTCTGGGGATCGCGCGCCGACTGGCAGACCGAGGCGACCGTGACCGAGCACGTGCGCCGGCTCCGTCGCAAGATCGAGCCGGATCCGAACGCGCCGCGTCGCATCATCACCGTGCACCGCGCCGGCTACCGCTTCGATCCCTGA
- a CDS encoding ester cyclase, producing MSENLRILGAYSAAMERGDRDAVFEYWSPDFVSHVTERVAPDVVGNDVRGQELEWWTQARNAFPDMKFTVDLLIESDDLIVSNWTVRGTHTGAAFYDVEPSGDAVVINGTAILRMRDGKVVEHWGGPHCQAGLGLIR from the coding sequence ATGTCGGAGAACCTCAGGATCCTCGGTGCGTACAGCGCGGCCATGGAGCGCGGCGATCGCGACGCCGTCTTCGAGTACTGGTCGCCGGACTTCGTGAGTCACGTGACCGAGCGGGTCGCCCCCGATGTGGTCGGGAACGACGTGCGCGGGCAGGAGCTCGAGTGGTGGACGCAGGCCCGCAACGCGTTCCCGGACATGAAGTTCACCGTCGACCTGCTCATCGAGTCCGACGACCTGATCGTGTCGAACTGGACCGTGCGCGGCACGCACACGGGCGCCGCGTTCTACGACGTCGAGCCGTCGGGCGATGCCGTCGTCATCAACGGCACCGCGATCCTGCGCATGCGCGACGGCAAGGTCGTCGAGCACTGGGGCGGTCCGCACTGCCAGGCCGGCCTCGGGCTCATTCGCTGA
- a CDS encoding GAF and ANTAR domain-containing protein produces the protein MAREARLLHAFLDFAESLAATTAPSDIAIDLTQRVAGLFAVDTAVVLGEAGGSLRAVAWSSEPGQRLAELETEHAEGPGHDAIRAVGCIIATDRDDALLARWPRFAPEAARIGLRSFAAVPLRRSGAALGALALGATSPEALAPDDVAVVQGLADVTALAIDEARAARHARVVAEQLRTALDARVVIEQAKGVVAHRARVSVDEAFVGLRRYARGRHQLLTDVARRVVEGELDPEAVAHARAR, from the coding sequence ATGGCCCGAGAAGCGCGGCTGCTGCACGCATTCCTCGACTTCGCCGAGTCGCTGGCGGCCACCACCGCACCGTCGGACATCGCGATCGACCTGACGCAGCGGGTCGCCGGGCTCTTCGCGGTCGACACGGCCGTCGTGCTCGGCGAGGCCGGCGGATCGCTGCGCGCCGTGGCGTGGTCGAGCGAGCCCGGGCAGCGTCTCGCGGAGCTCGAGACCGAGCACGCCGAGGGACCGGGCCACGACGCGATCCGCGCCGTCGGCTGCATCATCGCCACCGACCGCGACGACGCCCTGCTCGCGCGCTGGCCCCGCTTCGCGCCCGAAGCCGCGCGCATCGGTCTGCGATCGTTCGCCGCGGTTCCGCTGCGCCGGAGCGGCGCCGCGCTCGGCGCGCTCGCGCTCGGCGCCACGAGTCCCGAGGCGCTCGCTCCCGACGACGTCGCCGTGGTGCAGGGGCTCGCCGACGTCACCGCGCTCGCGATCGACGAGGCGCGTGCGGCGCGCCACGCGCGTGTGGTCGCGGAGCAGTTGCGGACCGCGCTCGACGCGCGGGTGGTGATCGAACAGGCGAAGGGCGTCGTCGCCCATCGCGCGCGGGTGAGCGTCGACGAAGCCTTCGTGGGTCTCCGGCGCTACGCGCGCGGGCGCCATCAGCTCCTCACCGATGTTGCGCGCCGCGTCGTCGAGGGCGAGCTCGATCCCGAAGCCGTCGCGCACGCGCGGGCGCGCTGA
- a CDS encoding response regulator yields MPQSEVGTIERALAVGDAIVFVYDPDARTFELRGSDIEILALGVDVGADVATKRVTLDALLRRARRDDASALVQGIDAALDRGDPFETVVAFGEHAATTWLAVRGRRDDGGRERAAIVGTMRDVSRFKRLEVEHLELVRTTEAILQTSSDVISIVDRDGVIREIGSAAGRVLGAEPDTLVGGTVFDSPVVHPDDRERIREVYRQLLSGEMEHEESRYRVRTPDDDLRVVEGHRRVLHGPNGDIDGVVVVVTDVTDHVHLENELREARAAAEAVGKTKAELLSRIGHDMRTPLNAVIGFGKLLAGDELGPEQRDNAAQIVQAGETLLELVNEMLGAPRASTNGASGNGASGNGASTNGASTNGDSGESASVRAERPAAPPSEPDQTETATDTCTVLYVEDNASNLRLVERILAGHAEYSLVSATTGRAGLRLARERRPDLVLLDLHLPDINGDVVLERLRSSPEARETPVLMLSADATPAQVDRLRELGATDYMTKPLDIEQFLETVARLCGRLDG; encoded by the coding sequence GTGCCGCAATCGGAGGTGGGAACGATCGAGCGTGCGCTCGCAGTCGGAGACGCGATCGTCTTCGTCTACGACCCGGACGCCCGCACGTTCGAGCTCCGCGGCAGCGACATCGAGATCCTTGCGCTCGGCGTCGATGTCGGTGCCGACGTCGCGACCAAGCGGGTCACGCTGGACGCGTTGCTCCGGCGCGCGCGCCGCGACGATGCGAGCGCGCTCGTGCAGGGCATCGACGCGGCGCTCGACCGCGGCGATCCCTTCGAGACGGTCGTCGCGTTCGGCGAGCACGCGGCAACAACGTGGCTCGCGGTACGCGGGCGCCGCGACGACGGCGGGCGCGAGCGCGCCGCGATCGTCGGCACGATGCGCGACGTCAGCAGGTTCAAGCGCCTGGAGGTCGAGCATCTCGAGCTCGTCCGCACGACGGAGGCGATCCTGCAGACGAGCTCCGACGTGATCTCCATCGTCGACCGGGACGGCGTGATCCGCGAGATCGGCAGCGCCGCGGGTCGCGTCCTGGGCGCGGAGCCCGACACGCTCGTCGGCGGCACGGTGTTCGACTCCCCCGTCGTGCATCCCGACGACCGCGAGCGGATCCGCGAGGTCTACCGGCAGCTGCTCTCGGGCGAGATGGAGCACGAGGAGTCGCGCTACCGGGTGCGGACACCGGACGACGACCTGCGCGTCGTCGAAGGTCATCGCCGCGTGCTGCACGGGCCCAACGGCGACATCGACGGCGTCGTCGTCGTCGTGACCGACGTCACCGATCACGTCCACCTCGAGAACGAGCTGCGCGAAGCGCGCGCGGCCGCCGAAGCCGTCGGAAAGACGAAGGCCGAGCTCCTCTCCCGTATCGGCCACGACATGCGCACGCCGCTCAACGCCGTCATCGGCTTCGGCAAGCTCCTTGCCGGCGACGAGCTCGGCCCCGAGCAGCGCGACAACGCCGCGCAGATCGTGCAGGCCGGCGAGACCCTGCTCGAGCTCGTGAACGAGATGCTCGGCGCGCCCCGCGCGTCGACCAACGGCGCGTCCGGCAACGGTGCGTCCGGCAACGGTGCGTCGACCAACGGCGCGTCGACCAACGGCGACAGCGGCGAATCCGCGAGCGTGCGAGCGGAGAGACCCGCCGCGCCACCGAGCGAGCCCGACCAGACGGAGACGGCGACCGACACCTGCACCGTTCTCTATGTCGAGGACAACGCGTCGAACCTGCGGCTCGTCGAGCGGATCCTCGCCGGGCACGCGGAGTACTCGCTCGTCTCGGCGACGACCGGTCGCGCGGGGCTGCGGCTGGCGCGCGAGCGCCGTCCCGACCTCGTGCTGCTCGACCTCCACCTGCCCGACATCAACGGCGATGTCGTGCTCGAGCGGCTCCGGTCCTCACCCGAGGCGCGCGAGACGCCCGTGCTCATGCTCTCGGCCGACGCGACGCCGGCGCAGGTCGACCGGCTGCGCGAGCTCGGCGCGACCGACTACATGACGAAGCCGCTCGACATCGAGCAGTTCCTCGAGACGGTCGCGCGTCTCTGCGGGCGCCTCGACGGGTGA